A part of bacterium genomic DNA contains:
- a CDS encoding type II toxin-antitoxin system RelB/DinJ family antitoxin, producing the protein MSKTATIRARIEPDLKNNAERLFHRLGISATQAITMFYRQATLRKGLPFDVVIPNKTTLNTFESADSGRDLIVCKNADDMFKKLGI; encoded by the coding sequence ATGTCTAAGACAGCAACAATCAGAGCTCGAATTGAACCAGATTTGAAGAACAATGCGGAACGTCTATTCCATAGACTTGGTATTTCAGCAACTCAGGCGATTACAATGTTCTATCGTCAGGCAACATTGCGAAAAGGGCTCCCTTTTGATGTTGTAATTCCTAATAAAACCACGCTCAATACATTCGAAAGCGCCGATTCCGGACGAGATCTAATCGTGTGCAAGAATGCAGACGACATGTTTAAGAAGCTGGGAATCTGA
- a CDS encoding type II toxin-antitoxin system YafQ family toxin has product MLAPVYTRQFEKDIKRSKKRGKNLEKFKIIVSTLLEGRSLDPIHRDHGLTGNYTGRRDCHIESDWLLIYKKDKKYIRFERMGTHSDLFKK; this is encoded by the coding sequence ATGCTCGCACCTGTCTATACCAGACAGTTTGAGAAGGATATCAAACGAAGCAAGAAGCGGGGCAAAAATCTCGAAAAATTCAAGATCATTGTCAGCACACTTCTTGAAGGCAGGTCTCTTGATCCAATTCATCGTGACCATGGTCTTACTGGAAACTATACAGGTCGTCGAGACTGCCATATTGAATCTGACTGGTTACTGATTTATAAGAAAGACAAGAAGTATATCAGATTTGAACGAATGGGAACTCACTCCGACCTCTTTAAAAAGTAA
- a CDS encoding glycosyltransferase family 39 protein, whose amino-acid sequence MANNIVKNPWIGDGNVFYIAPGYPYFVAGIYKMFGSSNYFAVAFIQILLDTLLCLLLFFLGKWLFNKRVGLLAAFFAAFYRPSIFYSVPLLSDSLILFLNIFTIFIIYWALRKKDYKRWILGGLVLGLAALAKPTILLFLPFLLIGLLVYPKKKFNPFLSWTIVVLLMLIIISPVTVRNWQTSSEFIPICSNGPINYKIGNSIDSIGLFMYPKEPLAPVFSKVFWKLQGKKFMFFFNSYEWPQNLNIYLLTKITKSLKFPLFSFGLLIPLGILGLFLSLNKKSLLLFFFTLCNILWVVAFLVTSRYRLPAVGCLILFAAFSVDWLINNSRIRKQRHLFCLVLLTTLILFLFINRDFKRPKIRKKDFSNLKYLTPENVNYDTKQGRLGLACKKAKTFVNLCPNESESHQALSIVYLNQKKFAPAFLEIKEALRLNPSSQSAKEILSFFQEKNDSK is encoded by the coding sequence TTGGCAAACAATATTGTAAAAAATCCATGGATTGGGGACGGTAACGTTTTTTATATAGCTCCAGGCTATCCCTATTTTGTTGCTGGAATTTATAAAATGTTCGGTAGTAGTAATTATTTTGCCGTTGCTTTTATTCAAATTCTTCTGGACACCCTTCTTTGTCTCCTTTTATTCTTCCTGGGTAAATGGCTTTTTAATAAAAGAGTGGGCCTTCTTGCCGCTTTCTTTGCCGCCTTTTATCGACCATCCATCTTTTATTCTGTGCCCCTTTTAAGCGATAGTTTGATTCTATTTTTAAATATTTTTACTATCTTTATCATTTATTGGGCATTAAGGAAAAAAGATTATAAAAGGTGGATTTTAGGGGGTTTGGTGCTGGGATTGGCCGCTTTGGCTAAACCAACCATTCTGCTGTTTCTTCCTTTTTTGCTCATTGGATTGTTGGTATATCCAAAAAAGAAATTTAATCCATTTTTATCCTGGACAATTGTCGTTCTCTTAATGTTAATAATCATCTCTCCTGTGACAGTCAGGAATTGGCAAACATCTTCTGAATTTATTCCTATCTGCTCCAATGGACCGATTAATTACAAGATTGGCAATAGCATTGATTCAATCGGTCTTTTTATGTATCCCAAGGAACCTTTAGCACCTGTTTTTTCCAAGGTTTTCTGGAAACTTCAGGGAAAAAAATTTATGTTCTTTTTCAACAGTTATGAATGGCCGCAGAATCTGAATATCTACCTCTTGACCAAAATCACCAAAAGCCTTAAATTTCCATTATTTAGTTTTGGTCTTCTCATCCCCCTGGGTATTCTTGGTCTATTTCTTTCTTTAAATAAAAAATCTCTTCTTTTATTCTTCTTTACCCTATGCAATATCCTCTGGGTTGTCGCCTTTCTTGTTACCTCCCGTTATCGGCTCCCTGCAGTAGGGTGTTTAATTTTGTTCGCTGCCTTCTCAGTAGATTGGTTGATTAATAATAGTAGAATAAGAAAACAGCGTCACTTATTTTGCCTTGTTCTTTTAACAACGTTGATTTTATTCCTTTTTATTAATCGTGATTTTAAAAGGCCAAAAATCAGGAAAAAGGATTTTTCAAATTTAAAGTATTTAACCCCAGAAAATGTTAATTATGATACTAAACAAGGTAGATTAGGGCTTGCCTGTAAAAAGGCGAAGACATTTGTTAATCTCTGTCCTAATGAATCAGAAAGTCATCAAGCATTGTCCATTGTTTATTTAAATCAGAAAAAATTCGCTCCAGCTTTTTTAGAAATTAAAGAAGCTCTTCGCCTTAATCCTTCAAGTCAATCGGCTAAAGAAATTTTGAGTTTTTTTCAGGAGAAAAATGATTCTAAATAA
- the mnmE gene encoding tRNA uridine-5-carboxymethylaminomethyl(34) synthesis GTPase MnmE, producing MTTDTIAAISTSLGEGGIGIIRLSGPDAIKIASKIFKPKKNINLEKQKSHTLHFGYIIKGKTVLDEVLVSVMKAPHSYTKEDVVEINCHSGVLILISILELALRHGARTAQPGEFTKRAFLNGRIDLSQAESVIDLIRSMSSKGLKLAAQQLSGKLSVKIKKLRIELLDLLVRIEALLNFPEDEVSSISRGTILSSVKKMQKKIEALIDTADQGEIFRHGVRTVIAGKPNVGKSSLLNMLMEEERAIVTEIPGTTRDTVEGHIHIQGLSFILIDTAGLQPVSNIVERIGIARSKKKLLEADLILFMLDANTTIDSNDKKLFELVEGRHTIVLLNKIDLPSKTKISDIYKLVPKGIILRISAKEEIGIDELKNTMFDITLSKFKHHQSSVCVNMRHKESLLNAQKSLDHVIHTMTRTKLTEEFVSLDLKNALDSLGQITGETVNNEVLDRIFAKFCIGK from the coding sequence ATGACCACAGATACAATAGCAGCAATATCAACTTCGCTTGGCGAGGGTGGAATAGGGATTATAAGGCTAAGCGGGCCGGATGCAATAAAGATTGCCTCAAAAATATTCAAGCCAAAGAAAAACATAAATCTAGAAAAGCAAAAATCTCATACGCTTCATTTTGGATATATTATTAAGGGAAAAACTGTTCTTGATGAAGTACTGGTTTCCGTAATGAAGGCTCCTCATTCATACACAAAAGAAGATGTTGTGGAGATTAATTGTCATAGCGGGGTTTTAATTTTAATATCTATTCTAGAGCTTGCATTAAGACACGGTGCACGTACAGCGCAGCCGGGTGAATTTACTAAAAGAGCGTTTTTAAACGGTAGAATAGACCTGTCACAAGCTGAGTCAGTAATAGACTTGATAAGAAGCATGTCGTCAAAAGGATTGAAATTAGCAGCGCAGCAGCTATCAGGCAAATTATCTGTTAAAATAAAAAAATTACGTATAGAATTGCTTGATTTACTGGTGCGTATAGAAGCATTACTTAACTTTCCCGAGGATGAAGTTAGCTCAATAAGCAGAGGTACTATATTATCTTCAGTTAAGAAGATGCAGAAAAAGATTGAGGCTTTAATTGACACTGCTGATCAGGGGGAGATTTTTAGGCATGGGGTAAGGACTGTTATTGCTGGCAAACCAAATGTTGGGAAATCCAGCCTTTTGAATATGCTTATGGAAGAAGAGAGAGCCATAGTAACAGAGATTCCCGGAACCACAAGAGACACAGTAGAGGGGCACATTCACATACAAGGACTTTCCTTCATACTAATAGACACTGCCGGCTTACAACCTGTAAGCAATATTGTAGAAAGAATAGGCATTGCCAGAAGCAAGAAAAAACTCTTAGAAGCTGACCTTATACTCTTCATGTTAGATGCAAACACCACGATTGATTCCAATGATAAGAAACTGTTTGAACTTGTTGAAGGGAGGCATACTATTGTACTGCTTAATAAAATAGATCTACCATCTAAAACAAAGATATCTGATATTTATAAACTTGTTCCTAAAGGGATAATTTTAAGAATATCTGCAAAGGAGGAAATTGGAATCGATGAGCTCAAAAACACAATGTTTGATATAACATTATCTAAGTTTAAGCACCATCAGTCCTCTGTATGTGTTAATATGAGACATAAGGAATCGCTGTTAAATGCGCAAAAGAGTTTAGATCATGTTATTCATACTATGACAAGAACAAAATTAACCGAAGAGTTTGTCTCTCTTGACCTGAAGAATGCTCTGGACTCTCTTGGCCAAATAACAGGAGAAACAGTGAATAATGAAGTGCTGGATAGAATATTCGCAAAATTCTGTATAGGAAAGTAA
- a CDS encoding sugar phosphate isomerase/epimerase family protein codes for MKFDIYFHAPFDMLLKHLKDIADYHINLEIYINPAELDCLPLKEMRKVKNFCLEEDIRTSCHGPYIDLNPGSEDPKVRSLTRERFVQSIQFCNKMDIKNLVLHTGYSPAFHESIKDIWFETSLDLWKEIKTIAEEKEIKIAIENCLENSPEIVIRLLNEIGSENFGMCFDIAHFNVFGDKPVLDYFDICADRIFKIHLSDNNGDRDSHLAFEKGNINFQQISHRLKEKNLNPIITVEAMSVEDVIYDIEYLENVDWF; via the coding sequence ATGAAGTTTGATATTTATTTTCATGCGCCGTTTGATATGCTTCTTAAACACCTGAAGGATATAGCGGATTATCACATTAATCTTGAAATATATATAAATCCTGCTGAGCTGGATTGCTTACCTCTTAAGGAAATGAGAAAGGTTAAAAACTTTTGTTTAGAAGAAGATATAAGAACCAGTTGTCACGGCCCATATATTGACTTAAATCCGGGAAGCGAGGATCCAAAAGTAAGAAGTCTAACAAGGGAAAGATTTGTTCAGTCTATTCAGTTTTGTAATAAAATGGACATAAAGAATCTGGTGTTGCATACTGGATATTCACCAGCTTTTCATGAATCAATTAAAGATATCTGGTTTGAGACATCATTGGATTTGTGGAAAGAGATAAAAACTATTGCAGAAGAAAAAGAAATTAAGATAGCAATTGAAAATTGCCTGGAAAATTCTCCGGAAATAGTTATCCGACTTCTTAATGAAATTGGTTCAGAGAACTTTGGTATGTGTTTTGACATTGCGCATTTTAATGTATTTGGAGATAAACCTGTTCTTGATTATTTTGACATATGCGCAGACAGAATATTTAAAATTCATCTCTCAGACAATAACGGTGATAGAGATTCTCATCTTGCATTTGAAAAGGGCAACATAAATTTTCAACAAATATCTCACAGGTTAAAAGAGAAGAATCTGAATCCTATAATAACAGTAGAAGCAATGAGTGTAGAAGATGTTATTTATGATATAGAATATTTAGAGAATGTGGACTGGTTTTAA
- a CDS encoding co-chaperone GroES, producing MTVKPLADRILVKRLEEEDKIGSIIVPDTAKEKSQKAEVIAVGEGRRTDEGKLVSLEVKKGDKLLIGKYAGTDIKIDGEEYIIMKQEDVMGIFKN from the coding sequence ATGACGGTTAAGCCACTAGCTGATAGGATCTTAGTTAAGAGATTAGAAGAGGAGGACAAGATAGGAAGCATAATAGTTCCTGATACGGCTAAGGAAAAGTCTCAAAAAGCAGAGGTTATTGCTGTAGGAGAGGGGAGAAGGACAGATGAAGGAAAACTAGTTTCTCTTGAGGTTAAAAAGGGGGACAAGCTACTTATTGGTAAGTATGCAGGTACGGATATAAAGATTGATGGCGAAGAGTATATAATTATGAAGCAGGAAGATGTAATGGGAATTTTTAAGAACTAA
- the groL gene encoding chaperonin GroEL (60 kDa chaperone family; promotes refolding of misfolded polypeptides especially under stressful conditions; forms two stacked rings of heptamers to form a barrel-shaped 14mer; ends can be capped by GroES; misfolded proteins enter the barrel where they are refolded when GroES binds) — translation MAKQLKFGEEARKAILSGVEQLSRAVKVTLGPKGRNVVLDKKFGSPTITKDGVTVAKEIELEEPYENMGAQMVKEVASKTSDVAGDGTTTATVLAESIYREGLRNVTAGANPMALKRGIEKAVDNVVKSLKGLSKPVKDKKEISQVATISANNDPTIGNIIADAMDKVGKDGVITVEEAKGMDTTLDIVEGMQFDRGYLSPYFVTDAERMEVVLENPYILIHEKKISSMKDLLPLLEKVAQSGTPFLILAEEVEGEALATMVVNKIRGTLKCACVKAPGFGDRRKAMLEDIATLTGGKAISEDLGIKLENITLNDLGRAKRVTIDKENTTIIEGAGNRKDIDGRISQIRTQIDDTTSDYDKEKLQERLAKLAGGVAVINVGAATETEMKEKKARVEDALHATRAAVEEGVVAGGGVALLRCISDLGKMALKGDEAIGLNIIKRALEEPVRQLVNNAGVEGAIVVQELLKKEKNVGFNVQDGKYEDMFAAGIVDPTKVTRTALQNAASIAGLLLTTEALVTDVPEKEKMPPMPGGGGMGGGMGGGMY, via the coding sequence ATGGCAAAACAGTTAAAGTTTGGCGAAGAAGCAAGAAAGGCAATTTTAAGCGGTGTTGAGCAGCTTAGTAGGGCTGTAAAGGTAACACTTGGGCCAAAGGGCAGAAACGTTGTATTGGACAAGAAATTCGGATCTCCAACAATTACAAAGGACGGTGTTACAGTTGCAAAGGAAATTGAATTGGAAGAGCCATATGAGAATATGGGCGCTCAGATGGTAAAGGAAGTTGCGTCAAAGACTTCTGACGTAGCAGGTGACGGAACCACAACAGCTACAGTACTTGCGGAATCAATATATAGAGAGGGGCTCAGGAATGTGACAGCCGGTGCAAATCCAATGGCGCTTAAAAGAGGAATTGAAAAGGCAGTAGATAATGTTGTGAAAAGCCTTAAGGGCTTGAGCAAGCCGGTCAAAGACAAAAAAGAAATCTCTCAGGTTGCCACAATCTCTGCAAACAATGATCCAACAATTGGAAACATAATAGCAGACGCTATGGATAAGGTTGGCAAGGATGGAGTTATCACAGTTGAGGAAGCAAAGGGAATGGATACAACTCTGGATATCGTAGAAGGTATGCAGTTTGACAGAGGTTATTTGTCTCCCTATTTTGTAACTGACGCAGAAAGAATGGAAGTGGTTCTTGAGAATCCATACATCCTTATTCATGAAAAGAAAATTTCCAGTATGAAGGATTTGCTTCCGTTATTGGAAAAAGTAGCGCAATCAGGTACTCCATTCTTAATTCTTGCTGAAGAAGTTGAAGGAGAAGCTCTGGCAACAATGGTTGTGAATAAGATTAGAGGCACTCTAAAATGCGCATGTGTCAAGGCTCCGGGTTTTGGAGATAGAAGAAAGGCAATGCTTGAAGATATTGCTACTCTTACAGGAGGAAAAGCAATCTCTGAGGATCTCGGAATCAAATTAGAGAATATCACTCTTAACGATTTGGGAAGAGCAAAGCGCGTTACAATAGATAAGGAAAATACAACTATTATTGAAGGAGCAGGAAATAGAAAAGATATAGACGGCAGAATATCTCAGATTCGTACGCAAATAGATGATACAACATCAGATTATGATAAGGAAAAGCTACAGGAAAGACTGGCAAAGCTTGCCGGCGGAGTTGCGGTTATTAATGTTGGAGCTGCAACAGAGACAGAGATGAAGGAAAAGAAGGCAAGAGTTGAAGATGCGCTTCATGCAACCAGGGCCGCTGTTGAAGAGGGCGTAGTTGCAGGCGGCGGAGTTGCCTTGCTTAGATGCATATCTGATCTCGGGAAAATGGCACTGAAGGGAGACGAAGCTATTGGGCTTAACATTATCAAGCGTGCTCTTGAAGAGCCAGTAAGACAGCTTGTGAATAATGCTGGAGTTGAAGGAGCCATTGTTGTTCAGGAGCTTCTTAAAAAAGAGAAAAATGTTGGATTTAATGTGCAGGATGGTAAATATGAGGACATGTTTGCAGCAGGTATTGTGGATCCGACAAAAGTAACAAGGACCGCTCTTCAGAATGCAGCAAGCATTGCAGGATTACTGCTTACAACAGAAGCGCTTGTAACAGACGTTCCTGAAAAGGAAAAGATGCCTCCAATGCCTGGCGGCGGCGGAATGGGCGGCGGAATGGGCGGAGGAATGTATTAA
- the groES gene encoding co-chaperone GroES, translating into MKLVPLEDRVIIKRLEAEDKTKGGIILPDTAKEKPQKGKIIAVGSGKVLEDGKKQSMSVKKGDKVIFASYAGTEVQIDGEEHLIMKEEDILAVIE; encoded by the coding sequence ATGAAATTAGTACCTTTAGAAGACAGAGTTATTATAAAGAGATTAGAAGCTGAAGATAAGACAAAGGGAGGTATAATTCTTCCCGATACAGCTAAGGAAAAACCGCAAAAGGGTAAGATTATAGCTGTTGGCAGTGGAAAAGTGTTGGAAGATGGGAAGAAACAATCAATGAGTGTTAAAAAAGGCGACAAAGTTATTTTTGCATCATACGCAGGCACAGAAGTACAAATTGACGGGGAAGAGCATCTGATAATGAAAGAGGAAGACATCTTAGCTGTTATAGAATAG
- a CDS encoding S41 family peptidase produces the protein MAGENRFHNLQKLTYLLIVVLLIYGGRNLWRNFATPGYKRTKIFLKTFDIIQVRYIDKTEPKDLIYSAVDSMVKSLGDPYSQFIPQEAYGEVKIFEKGEYGGLGIVIGIRDNKVIVISPIEGTPADKVGIKPGDVVVKIDGISCVGWSLSEVVKKLRGEEETKVLLHIERGKHQKLLHFEIIRKIIELKSVYSKLINDSIGYIRIVDFGNGTLKSFKDAINSLNKKEIKSLILDLRNNPGGFIDQAVEISECFLSNGLIVKTKGRSKDQTKTYRATKSKEDILLPLVVLINKGSASAAEIVAGALQCNKRATIIGTTSFGKGSVQGIFHLPDKTALCLTVARYYIPDGSLIDGKGIQPDIEIKIPDSWYKKTMKEQIESMDPQLEKAVEILF, from the coding sequence TTGGCTGGAGAAAACAGGTTCCATAATCTTCAGAAGCTGACGTATCTTTTAATTGTTGTTCTATTGATTTATGGAGGTCGAAATCTATGGAGAAATTTTGCAACTCCCGGGTATAAAAGAACAAAAATTTTCTTAAAGACTTTTGATATTATCCAGGTCCGCTACATAGATAAAACAGAACCCAAAGATCTTATATATAGTGCTGTTGATAGTATGGTTAAGAGTCTTGGGGATCCGTACAGCCAGTTTATACCACAGGAAGCGTATGGCGAAGTTAAGATATTTGAAAAAGGGGAATATGGGGGACTGGGCATAGTTATAGGAATAAGGGATAATAAAGTTATAGTTATTTCACCTATAGAAGGTACTCCTGCAGATAAAGTTGGAATAAAGCCCGGGGATGTTGTTGTGAAAATAGACGGAATAAGCTGCGTTGGATGGTCATTGTCAGAAGTGGTAAAAAAACTTAGAGGAGAAGAAGAGACAAAAGTTTTATTGCATATAGAACGCGGGAAACATCAAAAGCTTTTACATTTTGAAATTATTAGAAAAATCATAGAACTTAAATCAGTTTATTCTAAATTAATAAACGATAGCATTGGATATATTAGAATTGTAGATTTTGGAAACGGAACATTAAAGAGTTTTAAAGATGCCATAAATAGTTTAAATAAAAAAGAGATAAAGTCTCTTATTTTAGATTTAAGAAATAATCCGGGTGGATTTATTGACCAGGCGGTAGAGATATCAGAATGTTTTTTATCTAATGGATTAATAGTTAAGACAAAGGGACGGAGCAAAGATCAGACTAAGACATATAGAGCAACAAAGAGCAAAGAAGATATACTCTTGCCGTTAGTTGTGCTGATAAATAAAGGCAGTGCCAGCGCAGCGGAGATTGTTGCCGGTGCCTTGCAGTGTAATAAGCGCGCAACCATAATAGGAACAACCAGTTTTGGAAAGGGATCAGTACAAGGCATTTTTCATTTGCCTGATAAAACAGCTCTTTGTCTAACTGTTGCCAGATATTATATTCCTGATGGCAGCTTAATCGATGGTAAAGGGATACAGCCTGATATAGAAATCAAAATTCCCGACTCATGGTACAAAAAAACAATGAAAGAACAGATCGAGTCAATGGATCCTCAGTTAGAAAAAGCAGTTGAAATATTATTTTAG
- a CDS encoding sugar phosphate isomerase/epimerase, whose translation MFFSGISDEAGKPIETQIKAHKELGWKYLEIRNVDGENLTLMHDSKFDEVYGKVNDAKMKVSCFAGCIANWSRPITGDFQLDIDELKKAIPRMKKFGTKFIRIMSWPNDKDKPIKETEWEKKAIERLRELSKIAEDGEIIMVHENCSGWAGESPENSLKMLSEINSPALKLVFDTGNTMAHGQDAMYFYSKVKKDIVYVHIKDAIITPDGKFQTTYCGEGRAYVPEILQDMKNAGYEDGVSIEPHLAAAVHLGKEATSEEAYKIYVTYGRKLIEIVNNLK comes from the coding sequence ATGTTTTTTTCAGGAATCAGTGACGAAGCAGGCAAACCCATAGAGACACAGATAAAGGCACATAAAGAACTTGGATGGAAATATCTGGAGATTAGGAATGTTGATGGAGAGAATCTAACGCTTATGCATGATTCTAAGTTTGATGAAGTGTATGGAAAAGTCAATGATGCCAAGATGAAGGTATCATGCTTCGCAGGCTGTATAGCCAATTGGTCAAGACCTATAACTGGTGATTTTCAACTGGATATAGATGAGTTAAAAAAGGCTATTCCCCGCATGAAAAAATTTGGGACAAAGTTTATCCGCATTATGAGCTGGCCAAATGACAAGGACAAACCTATAAAAGAGACTGAATGGGAAAAGAAGGCTATTGAGAGATTAAGAGAACTTTCAAAGATAGCAGAAGATGGTGAAATTATAATGGTGCATGAAAATTGCAGCGGATGGGCAGGGGAAAGTCCGGAAAATTCTCTAAAAATGCTTTCAGAAATCAATTCTCCAGCCTTGAAACTTGTGTTCGATACAGGAAATACTATGGCACACGGACAGGATGCTATGTATTTCTATTCAAAGGTAAAGAAAGATATCGTTTATGTACACATAAAGGACGCAATTATCACTCCTGATGGAAAATTTCAAACCACCTATTGCGGAGAAGGACGTGCTTACGTCCCAGAAATTCTTCAGGATATGAAAAATGCAGGATATGAAGACGGCGTTTCTATTGAGCCTCATCTTGCGGCAGCTGTGCATCTTGGCAAAGAGGCAACTAGTGAAGAGGCTTACAAAATCTATGTTACATACGGCAGGAAACTTATAGAGATAGTGAATAATCTAAAATAA
- a CDS encoding LysM peptidoglycan-binding domain-containing protein, with protein sequence MKKVRLSNKILLFTVHCLLVAVFLSGCLITKIATKEDVGTIQESQVGLSEQILLLKDETSKIEGSLSEKDKQLRDLKEQVELFCTQFRDQLNNNSIDTNKNITSLSNNIISIQKQMDQLKTAYNNLLNIQKKDKQNFNKKIEIVLDELLVEIGKIKKQINILAPDDAKLSTEKLEDGKYYIVQKGDTLIEIAVRFGVPSRTIIQANNIKDPDFLSIGQKLIIPKYSE encoded by the coding sequence ATGAAAAAAGTTAGATTATCCAACAAAATCCTGCTGTTCACTGTTCACTGTTTACTGGTTGCTGTTTTTCTATCAGGCTGTCTGATAACTAAGATAGCTACAAAAGAAGATGTTGGCACAATACAGGAAAGCCAGGTTGGACTAAGTGAGCAGATTCTCTTGTTAAAGGATGAGACAAGTAAGATAGAGGGCTCTCTGTCAGAAAAAGACAAACAACTTCGTGATCTTAAGGAACAAGTTGAGCTGTTTTGCACTCAATTTAGAGACCAATTAAATAATAATAGCATTGATACAAACAAAAATATTACATCTCTAAGTAATAACATTATCTCTATTCAAAAACAGATGGACCAGCTAAAGACTGCATATAATAACCTATTGAACATACAAAAGAAGGATAAGCAAAACTTTAACAAAAAAATTGAAATAGTGCTTGACGAACTTTTAGTGGAAATCGGAAAGATAAAAAAACAAATAAATATTTTAGCACCTGATGATGCTAAATTAAGCACTGAAAAATTAGAAGATGGAAAATATTACATTGTTCAGAAAGGCGATACACTAATTGAAATTGCTGTTCGTTTTGGGGTTCCTTCCAGAACAATTATTCAGGCAAACAACATTAAAGACCCTGACTTTTTATCTATTGGGCAAAAGCTGATTATTCCCAAGTATAGCGAATAA